Proteins encoded by one window of Desulfatiglans sp.:
- a CDS encoding response regulator: protein MDIKKVKIIIKTCLKNAAFKVALIYACLAVLWILFSDQILLLFIKDAEALTMLQMFKGWFFVLATSVIIYFLLRSEISKITQAQETLIKEKTFIEKVINSMPGIFYAFNESHQLLKWNRNLQNLSGKSPDEMEKGKVFFLDCIPDNEKAKFIRTLDDIRTNRDNISLESQFIKADGSKIPMLYTAGYIEYDSERYFLGFGIDISMMKKLEEELYQAHKMEAIGTLAGGIAHDFNNILGAIFGFTEMAKLETDDKEKLNEDLDQILRGAQRAKELVQQILTFSRKNDQELKPLKIQAIIKEALKLLRSSIPTTIEIRNDINPDCGSVLADPTQIHQVIMNLCTNAYHAMKKRGGVLSVSLQPLIITGESDDININLTPGSYLKIEVSDTGIGIEKEALKRIFDPYYTTKNQGEGTGLGLSVVHGIVTSLNGDIQVYSEPDIGSKFRVYLPVVSSGFKGNTHDTAATLPTGTEYIMVVDDDILIADITARKLEKLGYSVTKLTGSIDALHQFEHDPDLFDLIITDMTMPNMTGEELATNILRLRPAKKIILCTGYSDLINNEKARQLGIRAYIMKPVVMDTLAVTVRNVLDE from the coding sequence ATGGACATTAAAAAAGTAAAAATAATTATAAAAACCTGCCTCAAAAATGCCGCCTTTAAGGTTGCCTTAATCTATGCCTGTCTTGCAGTGCTGTGGATACTTTTTTCTGATCAGATATTGTTATTGTTTATTAAAGATGCTGAAGCCCTCACCATGTTGCAGATGTTCAAGGGATGGTTTTTTGTGCTTGCTACTTCAGTAATAATTTATTTTCTGCTTAGGTCTGAAATATCTAAAATCACCCAGGCACAGGAGACCCTGATAAAAGAAAAGACCTTTATTGAAAAGGTCATCAACAGTATGCCGGGGATTTTTTATGCCTTTAATGAGAGCCATCAGTTATTAAAATGGAATAGGAACCTCCAAAATCTTTCAGGAAAGAGCCCTGATGAAATGGAAAAGGGAAAGGTTTTTTTTCTGGACTGTATCCCTGATAATGAAAAGGCAAAATTCATCAGGACACTTGATGATATCCGTACTAACAGGGATAATATTTCACTTGAAAGCCAATTTATAAAAGCAGATGGTTCAAAGATCCCTATGCTGTATACTGCTGGATATATAGAATATGATAGTGAGAGATATTTCCTGGGTTTTGGGATAGATATAAGTATGATGAAGAAACTTGAAGAAGAGCTTTACCAGGCCCATAAAATGGAGGCCATTGGCACACTGGCAGGTGGCATTGCGCATGATTTTAATAATATCCTGGGTGCTATTTTTGGTTTTACGGAGATGGCAAAACTGGAAACAGATGACAAAGAGAAGTTAAACGAAGACCTTGACCAGATTCTCCGAGGGGCACAGCGGGCAAAGGAGCTTGTACAGCAGATTCTTACATTCAGCCGTAAAAACGATCAGGAGCTTAAACCTCTTAAGATACAAGCTATTATAAAAGAGGCCCTTAAACTGCTCCGGTCATCCATCCCCACAACAATAGAAATCAGGAATGATATTAATCCGGACTGCGGTTCTGTTCTAGCCGACCCGACCCAGATTCATCAGGTGATAATGAATCTCTGTACAAATGCATATCATGCCATGAAAAAGAGAGGAGGTGTGCTTAGTGTGTCTCTTCAACCTCTGATCATAACTGGCGAATCTGATGATATAAATATAAATCTAACACCAGGTTCATATTTAAAGATTGAGGTCAGCGACACAGGTATCGGGATAGAAAAGGAGGCCCTTAAGAGGATATTCGACCCCTATTATACAACAAAGAACCAGGGTGAGGGAACCGGTTTGGGTCTGTCGGTTGTACATGGCATTGTCACCAGTCTGAATGGGGATATACAGGTATACAGCGAACCTGATATCGGGAGCAAATTCAGAGTCTATCTGCCTGTGGTATCATCCGGATTCAAGGGAAATACCCATGATACAGCAGCAACTCTTCCAACCGGCACAGAGTATATCATGGTTGTTGATGATGACATTCTTATTGCTGACATCACCGCCAGAAAGCTTGAGAAACTTGGTTACAGTGTAACAAAACTCACAGGCAGTATTGATGCATTACACCAGTTTGAACATGACCCGGATCTTTTTGACCTGATAATAACAGATATGACCATGCCGAATATGACCGGTGAAGAGCTGGCAACTAATATCCTGAGACTCAGGCCTGCGAAAAAAATTATCCTGTGTACAGGTTACAGTGATCTTATTAATAATGAAAAGGCAAGACAGTTGGGCATAAGGGCTTATATAATGAAACCGGTGGTTATGGATACCCTTGCTGTGACAGTCAGGAATGTACTGGACGAATGA
- a CDS encoding LemA family protein, giving the protein MKKYLSVILSIVFVMLLSGCGYNLMQSNEEAVFKAWGDVESNLQRRADLIPNLVEVVKGYASHEKETLQAVIEARAKATAVNLTPGDLNNAEAMAQFNQAQGGLSSALSRLMVVVEQYPDLKANQNFMDLQNQLEGTENRINVARQRYNEAVEIFNFSIRKFPNSLTNSILLHLDRKEYIKADEGAKAAPKVKF; this is encoded by the coding sequence ATGAAAAAGTATTTATCAGTGATACTATCAATTGTGTTTGTCATGCTTCTGTCAGGGTGCGGATACAATCTTATGCAGTCAAATGAAGAGGCCGTGTTCAAGGCATGGGGTGATGTGGAATCAAATCTCCAGCGCAGGGCAGACCTTATCCCCAATCTTGTAGAGGTGGTAAAGGGATATGCCTCACATGAGAAGGAGACGCTTCAGGCGGTAATTGAGGCCAGGGCAAAGGCAACCGCTGTAAATCTCACACCTGGAGACCTCAATAATGCCGAGGCTATGGCACAGTTTAACCAGGCCCAGGGAGGGCTTTCATCCGCATTATCAAGGCTCATGGTTGTAGTGGAACAGTATCCTGATCTCAAGGCAAACCAGAATTTCATGGACCTTCAGAACCAGCTTGAAGGGACTGAGAACAGGATCAATGTCGCAAGGCAGCGGTATAACGAGGCGGTTGAGATATTTAATTTTTCAATTCGTAAGTTTCCCAACAGCCTGACAAACAGTATTCTGCTGCATCTTGATCGCAAGGAATATATCAAGGCAGATGAAGGAGCAAAGGCAGCG